The genome window GAATGGTATTGCCGAAAAGTTTGTAAAATCATTTGAGGATACAATAATAGTCAATGATAATGATATAGTTTTGTTGTGGGATGGTTCTAATGCAGGTGAATTCTTTTTAGGTAAAAGAGGAGTGCTTTCTTCAACGATGGTTAAAATTGAATTAAATGATAACCGGGTTCATCATCAATTTCTTTTTTATTCGTTAAAACAAAAAGAGAAATTTCTTCAAAATCAAACAAAAGGAACAGGAATTCCGCATGTCGAAAAAAACGTTTTTGAGAATCTCCAAATCCCTCTTCCGCCTCTTTCCGAGCAAAAGAAAATTGCAGAAGTTTTGTCGACGGTAGATGAAGCGATAGCAAAGGTTGATGA of candidate division WOR-3 bacterium contains these proteins:
- a CDS encoding restriction endonuclease subunit S; translation: MTKYNKYPQNWTAIRLRALVRYYKGKLPYEIIEYQEENSLPYLSAEYLRNGIAEKFVKSFEDTIIVNDNDIVLLWDGSNAGEFFLGKRGVLSSTMVKIELNDNRVHHQFLFYSLKQKEKFLQNQTKGTGIPHVEKNVFENLQIPLPPLSEQKKIAEVLSTVDEAIAKVD